Proteins encoded within one genomic window of Pectobacterium araliae:
- a CDS encoding beta-glucoside-specific PTS transporter subunit IIABC → MDYQKTNYQKLGVDILGLSGGKQNVSKLTHCATRLRFEFNDSRAVQAEAIAKLPGVISVVDRGGQFQVVIGNDVQVTYRAILNEIGEMNSQRSAGNKQQKKGGIFTQIISVISTTFTPVIPAITGAGMIKALLAILKLTGLISADSTTYRLLDTISDAAFFFLPVLLAYGASIKFACNPILAMTIAGALLHPNLAQLLASGGPISFIGIPVRLADYAGSVLPIILTVWIMSYIERFAEKVSPSMITFFTKPMIVLLFTAPLALVVIGPFGIFLNDLVASGAAIIDGKASWLIPMLMGGLQPFLVITGTAWAMTPIATSQLTRNGFEMINGPGMLASNIAQGAATLCVAFKTKNKNLKQLASSAGFTALLGITEPSLYGVTLKLKKPLIAAMIGGGCAGIYAGLTGLVRYAFVSPGLAALPAFIGENPMNIVHALITCTIAIVVTFSLTWIMGFDDPVDDTDSAQTDSAQADQRQVSPVAYTAQKSQTAENRAEPQTILSPLSGKLVALSDINDDVFSQGLLGQGVAIIPDNGEVVAPVSGEIITFLESKHAIGIRADNGLELLIHVGLDTVNLNGKHFTGYIKPGDRVTAGDRLISFDLHEITRLGYDPVTPVVIINSDEYASIVCTAPQPIAPMDTIIKVNA, encoded by the coding sequence ATGGATTATCAAAAAACGAATTATCAAAAACTTGGAGTCGACATCCTCGGGTTGAGCGGCGGCAAGCAGAACGTCAGCAAACTGACCCACTGCGCCACTCGCTTACGTTTCGAGTTCAACGACAGCCGTGCCGTACAGGCAGAGGCAATTGCTAAACTTCCCGGCGTCATCAGCGTGGTCGATCGCGGCGGCCAGTTTCAGGTGGTGATCGGCAACGACGTTCAAGTCACCTACCGGGCAATTTTGAATGAGATTGGCGAGATGAACAGCCAGCGCAGTGCTGGCAACAAGCAGCAGAAAAAAGGCGGTATTTTTACGCAAATCATCAGCGTGATTTCCACCACCTTCACCCCCGTCATTCCGGCAATTACTGGCGCAGGGATGATTAAAGCACTGCTGGCAATCCTCAAGCTGACTGGCTTAATTTCTGCCGACAGCACGACCTATCGCTTGCTGGATACCATCTCCGATGCAGCCTTTTTCTTCCTACCTGTGCTGCTGGCTTACGGAGCCTCCATCAAGTTCGCCTGTAACCCGATTCTGGCGATGACGATCGCTGGCGCATTGCTGCACCCAAATCTGGCTCAGCTGTTAGCATCAGGCGGCCCCATCAGCTTTATTGGCATTCCGGTACGGCTGGCGGACTATGCCGGATCGGTGTTACCGATCATTCTCACCGTGTGGATCATGTCCTACATCGAGAGATTCGCTGAAAAAGTCTCGCCATCGATGATCACCTTCTTCACCAAACCGATGATCGTGCTGCTGTTTACCGCGCCATTGGCATTAGTGGTGATTGGGCCTTTCGGTATTTTCCTCAACGATCTGGTCGCCAGCGGCGCGGCGATCATTGACGGCAAGGCAAGCTGGTTAATCCCGATGCTGATGGGTGGCCTGCAACCGTTCCTGGTGATCACCGGTACGGCCTGGGCGATGACGCCGATTGCCACCTCGCAACTTACCCGTAACGGCTTCGAGATGATCAACGGACCCGGCATGCTGGCTTCCAACATTGCTCAGGGCGCCGCCACACTGTGCGTCGCGTTTAAAACCAAGAACAAGAATCTGAAACAGCTGGCTTCTTCGGCGGGCTTCACCGCGCTGTTAGGTATCACCGAACCTTCCCTGTATGGGGTGACGCTGAAACTGAAGAAACCGCTGATTGCCGCCATGATTGGCGGAGGTTGTGCGGGCATCTATGCCGGACTGACCGGGCTGGTTCGCTACGCCTTCGTCTCACCGGGGCTGGCCGCGTTGCCTGCCTTTATTGGTGAAAACCCGATGAATATCGTCCATGCGCTGATCACCTGCACCATTGCGATTGTCGTCACGTTTTCCCTCACCTGGATCATGGGATTCGACGATCCGGTGGATGACACTGACAGTGCCCAAACCGATTCGGCTCAGGCAGATCAACGCCAAGTGTCACCAGTAGCCTATACCGCGCAAAAATCGCAGACAGCAGAAAACCGCGCGGAACCACAAACTATCCTCAGCCCGCTGTCCGGCAAATTGGTCGCGCTGAGTGACATCAACGATGACGTATTCTCTCAGGGATTACTGGGACAAGGCGTGGCGATTATTCCTGACAACGGTGAAGTGGTCGCGCCCGTCAGTGGCGAAATCATCACGTTCCTTGAATCTAAACACGCCATCGGCATCCGGGCTGACAACGGTTTGGAATTGCTGATTCACGTCGGTCTGGACACGGTGAACCTCAACGGCAAGCACTTTACCGGCTATATCAAACCGGGCGACCGTGTCACCGCTGGCGACAGGCTAATTAGCTTCGATCTGCATGAAATCACGCGTCTGGGTTATGACCCGGTTACGCCAGTCGTGATTATCAATAGCGATGAGTACGCCAGCATCGTCTGCACCGCACCGCAGCCGATCGCCCCGATGGATACCATCATTAAAGTGAACGCCTGA
- the maeB gene encoding NADP-dependent oxaloacetate-decarboxylating malate dehydrogenase — MDEQLKQSALDFHQYPIPGKIQVSPTKPLATQRDLALAYSPGVAAPCLEIAADPLAAYKYTARGNLVAVISNGTAVLGLGNIGALAGKPVMEGKGVLFKKFSGIDVFDIEVDELDPDKLIDVIAALEPTFGGINLEDIKAPECFYIEKKLRERMKIPVFHDDQHGTAIICTAAVLNGLRVVEKKISDVRLVVSGAGAASIACLNLLVALGLQKHNIVVCDSRGVIFQGRDENMEETKAAYAIEDNGARKLADVIPDADIFLGCSGPGVLTPDMVKTMAPHPLILALANPEPEILPPLAKEVRPDAIICTGRSDYPNQVNNVLCFPFIFRGALDVGATTINEEMKLACVHAIADLALAEQSEVVASAYGDQELSFGPDYLIPKPFDPRLIIKIAPAVAKAAMDSGVATRPIADFDAYIEKLTQFVYKTNLFMKPIFAQARQQPKRVVFAEGEDARVLHATQELVTLGLAFPILIGRPSVIEMRLQKLGLQLTIGKDFEVVNNESDPRFKEYWNEYFELMKRRGVSQEKAQRAVIGNPTLIGSIMVHRGEADALICGTIGTYEEHFDVVEKVFGYREGVHAAGAMNALMLPSGNTFIADTYVNADPTPEQLAEITLMAAESVRRFGIEPKVALLSHSSFGTSDSPTAQKMRATLALVNKLAPELEIDGEMHGDAALVETIRREQMPDSPLKGSANILIMPNMESARISYNLLRVSSSEGVTVGPVLMGIAKPVHILTPIASVRRIVNMVALAVVEAQTKPL; from the coding sequence ATGGATGAACAGCTAAAGCAAAGCGCCCTTGATTTCCATCAGTATCCGATCCCCGGCAAAATTCAGGTTTCCCCAACGAAGCCGCTAGCGACGCAGCGCGATCTGGCACTGGCGTATTCTCCCGGTGTCGCTGCACCCTGCCTGGAAATAGCCGCAGATCCGCTGGCTGCCTACAAATACACCGCACGTGGTAATCTGGTTGCGGTGATCTCTAACGGGACAGCCGTTCTGGGACTCGGCAATATCGGCGCGCTAGCCGGTAAACCGGTGATGGAAGGCAAAGGCGTTCTGTTCAAAAAATTCTCCGGTATTGATGTTTTCGATATCGAAGTCGACGAATTAGACCCAGACAAGCTGATCGATGTGATCGCTGCGCTGGAGCCGACATTCGGCGGCATCAATCTGGAAGACATCAAAGCGCCAGAGTGCTTCTACATTGAGAAGAAACTGCGTGAGCGCATGAAGATTCCGGTCTTCCACGATGATCAGCACGGCACGGCGATCATCTGTACTGCCGCCGTTCTGAACGGTCTGCGCGTCGTAGAAAAGAAAATTTCCGATGTGCGTCTGGTGGTGTCCGGTGCGGGCGCGGCCTCTATCGCCTGTCTGAACCTGCTGGTGGCGCTGGGCCTTCAGAAGCACAACATTGTGGTATGCGATTCGCGCGGCGTGATTTTCCAGGGCCGTGACGAAAATATGGAAGAAACTAAAGCGGCTTACGCGATTGAAGATAACGGTGCTCGCAAGCTGGCTGATGTGATCCCTGATGCCGATATCTTCCTTGGCTGTTCCGGCCCTGGCGTGCTGACGCCAGACATGGTGAAAACCATGGCGCCACACCCGCTGATCCTGGCGCTGGCAAACCCGGAACCGGAGATTCTGCCGCCGCTGGCGAAAGAAGTGCGCCCGGATGCGATAATCTGTACTGGCCGTTCAGATTATCCGAATCAGGTGAACAACGTACTGTGCTTCCCGTTCATCTTCCGCGGTGCATTGGATGTCGGCGCGACCACGATTAACGAAGAAATGAAGCTGGCCTGCGTGCATGCGATTGCCGATCTGGCGCTGGCGGAGCAGAGTGAAGTGGTCGCGTCTGCCTATGGCGATCAGGAGCTATCATTTGGCCCGGATTATCTGATTCCGAAACCGTTCGATCCGCGGCTGATCATCAAGATTGCACCGGCAGTGGCGAAAGCGGCAATGGATTCCGGCGTGGCAACGCGCCCGATCGCAGACTTCGATGCCTATATCGAAAAACTGACCCAGTTCGTCTACAAAACCAACCTGTTCATGAAGCCGATCTTTGCACAGGCGCGTCAGCAGCCGAAGCGCGTGGTATTTGCCGAAGGTGAAGATGCGCGCGTGCTGCACGCCACGCAGGAATTAGTCACGCTAGGGTTGGCGTTCCCGATTCTGATTGGTCGCCCAAGCGTCATTGAAATGCGCCTGCAAAAGCTGGGGCTGCAACTGACCATCGGTAAAGATTTCGAAGTGGTCAATAACGAATCCGATCCGCGCTTCAAAGAATATTGGAACGAGTATTTTGAACTGATGAAGCGTCGCGGCGTGTCGCAGGAAAAAGCGCAGCGTGCGGTGATCGGTAACCCGACGCTGATTGGTTCGATTATGGTTCACCGTGGCGAAGCGGATGCGCTGATTTGTGGCACGATTGGCACCTATGAAGAGCACTTCGATGTGGTTGAGAAAGTGTTCGGCTACCGCGAGGGTGTGCACGCCGCGGGCGCGATGAACGCGCTGATGCTGCCGAGCGGCAACACCTTCATCGCTGATACCTACGTCAATGCCGACCCGACGCCGGAACAACTGGCGGAAATTACTCTGATGGCGGCTGAAAGCGTGCGTCGTTTCGGTATCGAACCGAAAGTCGCGCTGCTGTCGCACTCTAGCTTCGGCACCTCGGATTCCCCGACGGCACAGAAGATGCGGGCAACGCTGGCGTTGGTGAACAAGCTGGCACCGGAATTGGAGATCGACGGCGAGATGCACGGCGATGCCGCGTTGGTGGAAACGATCCGCCGCGAACAGATGCCAGACAGTCCGCTGAAAGGCTCGGCTAACATTCTGATTATGCCGAACATGGAATCGGCACGTATCAGCTATAACCTGCTGCGTGTGTCGTCTTCTGAAGGTGTGACGGTTGGGCCAGTATTGATGGGGATCGCGAAACCGGTACACATCCTGACGCCGATTGCTTCGGTACGCCGGATTGTGAATATGGTGGCGCTGGCGGTGGTGGAAGCACAAACCAAGCCGCTGTAA
- the mtr gene encoding tryptophan permease has translation MATRAVKENTVEKNGTEKRLPSLFGGSMIIAGTIIGAGMFSLPVVMSGAWFFWSFAVLVFTWFCMYHSGLMILEANLNYQSGASFDTLTKDLLGKRWNIVNGISIAFVLYILTYAYISASGSIIHHTLAEMSIDFSARVGGCLFALFVALTVWWSTSAVSRMTAFFLAAKVLTFFMTFGSLLWNVKPVILLNVAEEAPSYLPYVLMTLPFCLASFGFHGNVPSLVKHYGHKPQIIKRCLFIGSVLALVMYAIWLIGTMGNIARPDFIAIAEQGGNIDVLVQTLGGVLNSPYLDVLLTVFSNFAVACSFLGVTLGLFDYLADLLKFDDSRMGRAKTALVTFLPPIIGGLLYPNGFIYAIGFAGLAATVWAVITPALLALASRRRFGSPQFRVRGGNAMIALVLLFGIGTALIHILSSLELLPVYR, from the coding sequence ATGGCAACACGCGCAGTGAAAGAAAATACTGTAGAAAAAAACGGTACAGAAAAGCGTCTTCCTTCGCTATTTGGCGGATCGATGATTATTGCAGGGACGATTATCGGTGCGGGGATGTTTTCCCTGCCAGTGGTGATGTCGGGTGCCTGGTTTTTTTGGTCATTTGCCGTGTTAGTGTTTACCTGGTTTTGTATGTATCACTCAGGGTTAATGATACTGGAAGCGAACCTGAATTATCAGAGCGGTGCCAGCTTTGATACATTGACCAAAGATCTGCTGGGTAAGCGCTGGAATATCGTTAACGGCATATCCATTGCCTTTGTCCTTTATATCCTGACCTACGCCTATATCTCGGCGAGTGGTTCCATTATCCATCACACGCTTGCGGAGATGTCGATCGACTTTTCCGCCCGCGTCGGCGGCTGCCTGTTTGCGCTGTTTGTCGCATTGACTGTGTGGTGGAGTACCTCGGCGGTGAGCCGCATGACCGCGTTTTTTCTGGCGGCAAAGGTACTGACCTTTTTCATGACGTTCGGCAGCCTGCTGTGGAACGTTAAGCCAGTGATTTTACTCAATGTTGCGGAAGAAGCCCCCAGCTATCTACCGTATGTGCTGATGACGTTACCCTTTTGTCTGGCCTCTTTCGGCTTTCATGGCAACGTTCCCAGTTTGGTGAAGCATTACGGCCACAAGCCACAGATAATCAAGCGTTGCCTGTTTATTGGCAGCGTGCTGGCGCTGGTGATGTATGCCATCTGGCTGATTGGCACGATGGGAAATATTGCTCGTCCTGATTTTATCGCGATTGCGGAGCAGGGCGGCAATATTGACGTTCTGGTGCAGACGCTGGGCGGCGTGTTGAACAGTCCTTATTTGGATGTATTGCTCACCGTCTTTTCCAATTTTGCGGTTGCCTGTTCGTTTCTTGGGGTGACGCTGGGGCTGTTTGATTATTTGGCGGATTTGCTGAAATTTGACGATAGCCGAATGGGAAGAGCCAAAACGGCATTGGTGACCTTTCTGCCACCGATTATCGGTGGCTTGCTGTACCCGAACGGTTTTATTTACGCGATTGGGTTTGCTGGGTTAGCTGCCACCGTATGGGCGGTGATTACGCCGGCGTTGCTGGCGCTTGCATCACGTCGCCGCTTCGGTAGCCCGCAGTTCCGCGTGCGGGGCGGTAATGCGATGATCGCGCTGGTGCTGCTATTTGGTATCGGCACCGCGCTGATACATATTCTTTCCAGCCTCGAACTGTTACCGGTTTATCGCTAA
- a CDS encoding YaiI/YqxD family protein — MQIWVDADACPNVIKEVLFRAADRTQIPVTLVANQTIKVPPSRFIHTLRVSAGFDVADNEIVRRVETGDLVITADIPLASEVIEKGGIALNPRGERYTPDTIRERLNMRDFMDTMRASGIQTGGPSTLNQRDRQQFANELDKWLQQVRKS; from the coding sequence ATGCAGATTTGGGTCGATGCCGACGCCTGCCCTAACGTCATCAAAGAAGTGCTCTTTCGCGCGGCGGATCGCACACAAATACCGGTCACGCTGGTTGCCAACCAGACCATAAAAGTGCCGCCATCGCGCTTTATTCATACGCTGCGCGTTTCGGCAGGTTTTGACGTCGCCGACAATGAAATTGTACGCCGCGTTGAAACGGGCGATCTGGTGATCACTGCCGATATCCCACTGGCATCGGAAGTGATCGAAAAAGGCGGCATTGCATTAAACCCACGCGGCGAGCGTTATACGCCAGATACCATTCGGGAACGCCTGAATATGCGGGATTTTATGGACACCATGCGCGCCAGCGGCATACAGACGGGTGGCCCCAGCACCTTAAACCAGCGCGACCGTCAGCAGTTTGCCAATGAACTGGATAAGTGGTTGCAGCAGGTGCGGAAGTCATAG
- the hemF gene encoding oxygen-dependent coproporphyrinogen oxidase: MSDVNAVKHFLLSLQEDICQQLAALDGGADFAKDEWLRAEGGGGCSRVLSGGRLFERAGVNFSHIIGKSLPPSASTHRPDLAGRSFQAMGVSLVIHPLSPYIPTSHANVRLFVAEKAGEEPVWWFGGGFDLTPYYGFKEDAVHWHQTAHDLCQPFGDDVYPRYKKWCDDYFFLKHRNEARGIGGLFFDDLNEPDFATSFAFIRAVGNGFLDGYLPIVERRKDLAWGEREREFQLYRRGRYVEFNLIWDRGTLFGLQSGGRTESILMSMPPLARWEYQHQPEPGSPEALLYQDFLPVRDWLAESHTHNKET, translated from the coding sequence ATGTCTGACGTCAATGCGGTAAAACATTTTTTGCTTAGCTTACAAGAAGATATCTGCCAGCAGCTTGCAGCACTTGATGGCGGAGCCGATTTCGCCAAAGATGAATGGCTGCGTGCCGAAGGCGGCGGCGGGTGCAGTCGCGTGCTGTCCGGCGGACGTCTCTTTGAACGCGCGGGCGTAAACTTTTCTCATATCATCGGTAAATCGTTGCCGCCTTCAGCCAGCACCCACCGCCCCGATCTGGCTGGCCGCAGCTTTCAGGCGATGGGCGTGTCGCTGGTGATTCATCCGCTTAGCCCTTACATTCCCACTAGCCATGCCAACGTGCGTCTGTTCGTCGCCGAGAAAGCGGGAGAAGAACCGGTTTGGTGGTTTGGCGGCGGGTTCGATCTCACGCCCTATTATGGTTTTAAAGAAGATGCCGTGCACTGGCACCAGACCGCTCACGACCTGTGCCAACCGTTCGGTGATGATGTGTATCCACGCTACAAAAAGTGGTGCGACGATTATTTCTTCCTCAAGCATCGTAACGAAGCGCGCGGTATCGGTGGGCTATTCTTTGACGATCTGAACGAACCCGATTTTGCTACCAGCTTTGCCTTCATCCGTGCCGTTGGTAACGGATTCCTCGATGGCTATCTGCCCATCGTCGAACGGCGTAAAGATCTGGCATGGGGAGAACGTGAGCGTGAATTTCAGCTCTACCGTCGTGGCCGCTATGTGGAATTCAACCTGATTTGGGATCGCGGTACACTGTTTGGCCTGCAAAGCGGCGGGCGCACCGAGTCCATTTTGATGTCGATGCCGCCGTTAGCACGCTGGGAATATCAGCACCAGCCTGAGCCGGGTAGCCCGGAAGCCCTGCTGTATCAAGATTTTTTGCCCGTCAGAGACTGGCTGGCAGAAAGTCATACACACAACAAGGAAACATAA
- a CDS encoding GNAT family acetyltransferase, with amino-acid sequence MEIRIFRQDDFEAVITLWERCDLLRPWNDPEMDIERKLNHDPDLFLVAEVNGEIVASVMGGYDGHRGSAYYLGVHPDFRGRGIANALISRLEKKLIARGCPKIHLMVREDNDAVIGMYEKLDYEIVDSVTLGKRLIEDREY; translated from the coding sequence ATGGAAATCCGCATATTCAGACAGGATGACTTTGAAGCCGTGATCACCCTCTGGGAACGTTGTGATTTGCTGCGTCCGTGGAACGATCCTGAAATGGACATCGAACGTAAGCTCAACCACGATCCCGATCTGTTTCTGGTCGCAGAGGTGAACGGCGAAATTGTAGCATCGGTGATGGGCGGGTACGACGGCCACCGAGGTTCAGCGTATTATCTGGGCGTGCACCCGGATTTTCGTGGGCGCGGGATTGCCAACGCGTTGATTAGCCGGCTGGAGAAAAAACTGATTGCCCGTGGTTGTCCGAAGATCCACCTGATGGTGCGTGAAGATAACGACGCGGTGATCGGCATGTATGAAAAGCTCGACTATGAGATCGTCGATAGCGTTACGCTGGGAAAACGCCTGATTGAAGATCGCGAATATTGA
- a CDS encoding RpoE-regulated lipoprotein — translation MNFRSLSLGLPLVLGLPLLLTGCSTLSHFSWSSLSPFNWFGSSLQITDAGVGGINAGTPLSEGALQNALDGRYQLRSGMGTSNGQLVAFYQALDGKEVKLIISGQPKGSVRKVEVMDPAIGSAGGVKIGDVFSNIYSKAFESCQLGQGDDAQGVECAAPQSTHISYIYSGEWSGPEGLMPSDDILKNWKVSKIVWHAQARNTSVL, via the coding sequence ATGAATTTTCGCTCGCTATCTTTGGGATTACCGCTCGTGTTGGGGTTGCCGCTACTGCTGACCGGATGCAGCACGCTTTCCCATTTTTCCTGGTCCAGCCTATCGCCGTTTAACTGGTTCGGCAGTTCGTTGCAGATCACGGATGCGGGCGTCGGCGGCATTAATGCGGGTACGCCGTTATCTGAAGGCGCGTTACAGAACGCGCTGGATGGCCGTTATCAACTGCGTAGTGGAATGGGCACGTCCAATGGTCAATTGGTGGCGTTTTATCAGGCGTTGGATGGCAAAGAGGTGAAGCTGATCATCAGCGGCCAGCCGAAGGGCAGCGTGCGCAAAGTCGAAGTCATGGACCCAGCGATTGGCAGTGCTGGTGGCGTGAAGATCGGTGATGTCTTTAGCAATATCTACAGCAAAGCCTTTGAGTCCTGCCAGTTAGGGCAAGGTGATGATGCGCAGGGCGTTGAATGCGCCGCGCCCCAGAGCACGCATATCAGCTACATCTATTCCGGCGAGTGGAGTGGTCCAGAAGGTTTGATGCCGTCCGATGATATCCTGAAAAACTGGAAAGTGAGCAAAATCGTGTGGCACGCGCAGGCGCGTAACACATCCGTTTTATAA